From the Prunus dulcis chromosome 4, ALMONDv2, whole genome shotgun sequence genome, one window contains:
- the LOC117626567 gene encoding uncharacterized protein LOC117626567, translating into MSTGFTWFLPLQTHSSHSSHSLSFIPIPPHHLFSPSTEAMNKVEKPQILVLSLLAILLIIAPLLSSSLRTPYLYIITNLLIIALGAQAGLLSAFSNPSDYDKDKPLVMASEFASSDKRVVADSDEDKRVGSKSSEKSSEKSSEKSSEKKAKVVEKSRSEKIAGTVKIDSVKKCPSMPSLFFIGGSEADQGDHEVIEEKHEMEEEEEVGEISGQELFTKAETFIGNFYKQLKMQREDSWKKIHDFYHKAF; encoded by the coding sequence ATGTCCACAGGCTTTACTTGGTTTCTACCACTACAAACCCATTCCTCTCATTCCTCGCATTCCCTCTCATTCATTCCTATTCCTCCTCACCACCTTTTCAGTCCTTCAACAGAAGCCATGAACAAAGTTGAAAAACCTCAGATTCTAGTTCTTTCTCTTCTTGCCATTCTTCTCATCATTGCACCTCTATTATCCTCATCACTCAGAACTCCTTATCTCTACATCATCACTAACCTCCTCATTATTGCCCTCGGAGCACAAGCCGGCCTTCTCTCTGCCTTTTCCAACCCTTCAGATTATGACAAAGACAAACCTCTGGTTATGGCTTCAGAATTTGCCTCCTCTGATAAAAGGGTTGTTGCCGATAGTGATGAAGATAAAAGGGTAGGTTCCAAATCTTCCGAAAAATCTTCCGAAAAATCTTCTGAAAAATCTTCTGAAAAGAAGGCGAAGGTTGTTGAAAAATCTAGATCAGAGAAGATTGCTGGCACTGTGAAAATAGACAGTGTCAAGAAATGTCCTTCTATGCCTAGCCTTTTCTTCATAGGGGGTAGTGAGGCTGATCAAGGAGATCATGAGGTAATTGAGGAAAAACATGaaatggaggaagaagaagaagtgggGGAAATTAGTGGGCAAGAGCTTTTTACCAAAGCTGAGACCTTTATTGGGAACTTCTACAAGCAGTTGAAGATGCAAAGGGAAGACTCATGGAAGAAGATTCATGACTTTTATCACAAAGCCTTTTAA